A genomic stretch from Harpia harpyja isolate bHarHar1 chromosome 20, bHarHar1 primary haplotype, whole genome shotgun sequence includes:
- the MRPL22 gene encoding 39S ribosomal protein L22, mitochondrial has protein sequence MAARWALGAGSAWVRGLLGWARPERWLASSSLFPLSCIHTSTSLQKFGKWEKKNRIVYPPQLPGEPRRPAEIYHCRREIKYSKDKMWYLAKLIKGMSIDQALAQLEFSDKKGAKVIKEVLLEAQEMAVRNHNVEFKSNLHIAESMTGRGRYVKRIRYHGKGMFGIMKIGRCHYFVKLVEGPPPPPEPPRTGFDQAKEYVQQLRSRTLVNTL, from the exons ATGGCGGCGCGGTGGGCGCTGGGCGCGG GTAGCGCCTGGGTGCGCGGTCTCCTCGGCTGGGCGCGGCCGGAGAG GTGGCTAGCATCCAGTAGCCTTTTTCCTTTGTCGTGCATCCACACAAGCACATCTCTGCAGAAATTTGGGAAGTGGGAGAAAAAGAACAGGATTGTTTACCCTCCGCAGCTGCCTGGAGAACCTCGCAGACCAGCT GAAATATATCACTGTCGGagggaaataaaatacagcaaagatAAGATGTGGTATCTGGCAAAACTG ATAAAAGGAATGTCCATTGATCAGGCTCTTGCTCAGTTGGAGTTTAGTGATAAAAAGGGAGCAAAGGTGATCAAAGAG GTTCTGTTAGAAGCACAGGAAATGGCAGTGAGAAATCACAACGTGGAATTCAAATCAAATTTACATAtag CGGAGTCAATGACGGGCAGAGGCCGCTATGTGAAGCGGATTCGTTACCATGGCAAAGGCATGTTTGGCATCATGAAAATCGGCAGGTGCCATTACTTTGTGAAGTTGGTGGaaggtcctcctcctcctccagagccACCAAGGACTGGTTTTGACCAAGCAAAAGAATACGTGCAGCAGCTGCGAAGTAGAACCCTTGTTAATACACTGTGA